DNA sequence from the Selenihalanaerobacter shriftii genome:
TAGCTGACCCTTCTCGATAAAAATTATCTAATATATATAAATCATATTTATTATCTAAAGCATAACTAGCTAAATTTGAACCTAAAAAACCACAACCTCCAGTAATAAGTGTTTTCATATATAATCAAACTCCTTCTCATCTATATCTATAAATAGCCTTTTAAAAACTTACTAAAATCTTTTTCAAAATTACACTTAATATTTTTATCCAAAATTGAATTAATTTTATCATTTGACACATTAAACTCCATTATTTCATTTTCTCTGTATTCTAAAGCTCCATAATTAACTTCTGAATTGCTATTTAAAAGTTCTTTAGCATATTCAACTAAATATTTTAACTCTTTACTTTCTCCAGATGAAATATTATATATTTCTCCATAACAATACTGCTTTGAAATAATCAACTCGGTTAAGATATTAAGAAATCTCTCTACCCAAATAAAATCTCTAGTTTGTTTACAAGGTGTTAAGTTTAAAGATTTATTCTTTATTAGGTTGTTAATTATATATGAAATAAACTTATTGTCTGATTGATATTTTCCATATAAAACGCTTGGTCTAATTGAAATCACAGGAAATGTCTCGTTTTTTCCTATCATATAGGCAAAATGTACTCCTGCTGTTTTACTTGCAGCATATGGCGATAAGGACTTTTCAAAAAAATTCTCTTTAAACTGCTTCCCATTGTAATTACCATATTCTTCTGTTGAGCCAAAGTTAATTAGAAGTTTTAAAGTATCATTATTCTTTAATATTTCATAAAAATTATATAATGATTTAGCATGAATATCTAACATCTTAGGAAATAATGAATAATCTCTAACTGCCGAAACTACTGCTGCTAAATGCAAGATATAATCTGGATTTATCTCTTCTAAAATATTACTTAGTCCAGTATAATCAGTTACATCACATTGAAAATATTTAATCTCTTTATTTTGATTTTCTTTCTCTACTCCTAATCCATAAGTTTTACAATTATAGTTCTTAAATCTTTCCACAGCATGTCTTCCAATAAACCCATTACTTCCTGTGATTAAAACTCTTTTATCTTTAAAGAATTCTTTATACTCTCCCATATTCCACCTCAGTTAAACTATTTATTAATATATTCTTTTATCTGTTGAACATTGAAACCATAAGAAATGTTATCTTCTTTATACCAATCAACTACTAATTTAATCGTTTTATCTATATCTAACCTTGGACTCCAATTTAAATAATATCTTGCTTTACTTATATCAAGTTTCAATAATTTAGCTTCATGTGGTTCATCATTAGATGATGTGTCTAGCCATTTACCTGAACCCCAACAATCTATCAGCTTCTCTACTAGTTCCCCTACGTTTACTATAGAACTTTCCTCAGGCCCAAAGTTCCATCCCCCTATATATTTTTTAGGTTCTTTATATAATTTTGAAGCTAATAATAAATAACCACTCAGTGGCTCTAACACATGCTGCCATGGTCTTATTGCTTGTGGACTACGAATCTTTATTTTCTTTCCTGCTTGTAATGCTGTTATACAATCGGTCATTAATCTATCCTTAGCCCAATCTCCCCCACCAATGACATTTCCTGCTCTTACAGAAGCTAAAGCTACTCCATGTTCATCTAAATCTTGTGGATTAAAAAACGATCTTCTATAAGCAGAGGTTA
Encoded proteins:
- a CDS encoding NAD-dependent epimerase/dehydratase family protein, with the protein product MGEYKEFFKDKRVLITGSNGFIGRHAVERFKNYNCKTYGLGVEKENQNKEIKYFQCDVTDYTGLSNILEEINPDYILHLAAVVSAVRDYSLFPKMLDIHAKSLYNFYEILKNNDTLKLLINFGSTEEYGNYNGKQFKENFFEKSLSPYAASKTAGVHFAYMIGKNETFPVISIRPSVLYGKYQSDNKFISYIINNLIKNKSLNLTPCKQTRDFIWVERFLNILTELIISKQYCYGEIYNISSGESKELKYLVEYAKELLNSNSEVNYGALEYRENEIMEFNVSNDKINSILDKNIKCNFEKDFSKFLKGYL
- the rfbG gene encoding CDP-glucose 4,6-dehydratase, with product MDKMLNGVFKDKNVLVTGHTGFKGSWLTTWLNELEANVIGYALDPYREKDNFVVTNLSSKITDIRGDVRDFDKLLSVFEEYKPEIVFHLAAQPLVRLSYEEPRETYETNVMGTVNLLETCKQVDSVRVVVNVTSDKCYENKEMIWGYRENDSMGGYDPYSSSKGCAELVTSAYRRSFFNPQDLDEHGVALASVRAGNVIGGGDWAKDRLMTDCITALQAGKKIKIRSPQAIRPWQHVLEPLSGYLLLASKLYKEPKKYIGGWNFGPEESSIVNVGELVEKLIDCWGSGKWLDTSSNDEPHEAKLLKLDISKARYYLNWSPRLDIDKTIKLVVDWYKEDNISYGFNVQQIKEYINK